A stretch of Camelina sativa cultivar DH55 chromosome 18, Cs, whole genome shotgun sequence DNA encodes these proteins:
- the LOC109130527 gene encoding putative FBD-associated F-box protein At5g22720 gives MEEREAREDLISKLPDSLLSEMISYLPTTKDIVRTSVLSKRWKSVWLLIPRLHLDSCEFPNYNAFVSFMDKFLDFSREHKLGLHSLRLSLHKDANDLSCVTRWKDFLAIPQLKHLDVECLLVNRECFQVTSLSLCEKLLYLRLHRVHLGRFVVAVSLPCLKTMRLEDCFCSSEASLESLISSCPVLEDLSILRINYNTTVLRVHSQTLTSFTIYMVELKYLSFVGYAYAGKTIISSSSLTKVNILGDFQVKDDEVARNFFTSISIARDMKISVKGFLF, from the exons ATGGAGGAAAGGGAAGCTCGAGAGGATTTGATAAGCAAATTACCCGACTCTTTGTTATCTGAGATGATCTCGTATCTTCCGACGACAAAGGATATTGTGAGGACTAGTGTTCTGTCCAAGAGGTGGAAAAGTGTGTGGCTTTTGATTCCCAGGTTGCACTTGGACTCTTGTGAGTTTCCAAATTACAATGCCTTTGTGAGTTTTATGGACAAGTTCCTAGATTTCTCTAGAGAACATAAGTTGGGACTACACAGCCTAAGGCTAAGTCTTCATAAGGATGCAAATGATCTGTCTTGTGTAACGCGTTGGAAAGACTTCTTGGCTATTCCTCAGCTTAAGCATCTTGATGTCGAGTGTCTTCTTGTGAATCGTGAGTGTTTTCAAGTGACGTCCCTAAGCCTTTGTGAGAAACTCCTTTACCTAAGACTCCATCGAGTTCATCTAGGTAGGTTTGTGGTGGCTGTTTCATTACCCTGTCTCAAGACTATGCGTTTAGAAGATTGTTTCTGTTCCAGTGAGGCGAGTCTAGAGTCGCTTATCTCATCTTGCcctgttcttgaagatttgAGCATTCTCAGAATAAATTATAATACAACGGTTTTACGTGTGCACTCTCAGACATTAACCAgcttcactatatatatggttga ACTCAAATATTTGAGTTTCGTAGGTTATGCTTATGCGGGTAAGACCATAATCAGTTCTAGTTCCTTAACCAAGGTCAATATTCTTGGCGATTTTCAAGTGAAGGATGATGAAGTAGCCCGTAACTTTTTCACCAGTATCTCGATCGCTAGGGATATGAAGATCTCTGTCAAGGGctttctgttttaa
- the LOC104762553 gene encoding probable methyltransferase PMT26 — protein MAQPRYTRIDNRRPSSNYCSTVTVVVFVALCLVGIWMMTSSSVGPAQSFDEVSLDNKDGIKKQMTPPPAEEGNNGQKSEDASGETPNEDKKGDGDGSLPKEDESSSRQENQEEEKKEESTPSGETKTETQGGEDKKDDSKSENGDGGGDSDEKKDLKDNPDEDNPDTNEKKTKPETEDNESGEDGENQKQFESDNGEKRSSDDDKETKTGNEDTETKTDKENTGTNVDVQVEQEGQPKNETSGDLSPPGAQLELLNETTTQNGSFSTQATESKNEKEAQKGSGDKLDYKWALCNTTAGPDYIPCLDNVKAIRSLPSTKHYEHRERHCPDSPPTCLVPLPEGYKRPIEWPKSREKIWYTNVPHTKLAEYKGHQNWVKVTGEYLTFPGGGTQFKHGALHYIDFIQESVPAIAWGNRSRVILDVGCGVASFGGFLFDRDVITMSLAPKDEHEAQVQFALERGIPAISAVMGTTRLPFPGRVFDIVHCARCRVPWHIEGGKLLLELNRVLRPGGFFVWSATPVYQKKTEDVEIWKAMSELIKKMCWELVSINKDTINGVGVATYRKPTSNECYTKRSEPQPPICADSDDPNASWKVPLQACMHTAPEDKTQRGSQWPEQWPARLEKPPFWLSSSQTGVYGKAAPEDFSADYEHWKRVVTKSYLKGLGINWASVRNVMDMRAVYGGFAAALRDLKVWVMNVVPIDSPDTLAIIYERGLFGIYHDWCESFSTYPRSYDLLHADHLFSKLKQRCNLTAVIAEVDRVLRPEGKLIVRDDAETIQEVEAMVKAMKWEVRMTYSKEKEGLLAVQKSFWRPNEVETLTYAIA, from the exons ATGGCGCAACCGAGGTATACTAGGATAGATAACAGGAGGCCTTCGTCAAACTATTGCTCGACGGTGACAGTAGTTGTTTTCGTGGCACTATGCTTAGTCGGGATCTGGATGATGACATCATCTTCTGTTGGACCTGCTCAGAGTTTTGATGAGGTTTCTCTGGACAACAAAGATGGGATAAAGAAACAGATGACCCCACCACCTGCAGAGGAGGGCAACAATGGTCAGAAGTCTGAAGACGCATCTGGTGAAACACCGAATGAGGATAAAAAAGGAGATGGTGATGGAAGCTTGCCCAAAGAGGATGAGAGCTCAAGTAGACAAGAGAAccaggaagaggagaagaaagaagagtctACTCCATCCGGTGAGACAAAAACTGAGACCCAAGGTGGGGAAGATAAAAAAGATGACTCCAAGTCAGAAAATGGTGATGGAGGAGGTGATTCAGATgagaagaaagatttgaaagaCAACCCAGATGAAGACAATCCTGAcacaaatgaaaagaaaactaaacctGAAACCGAGGATAACGAGTCGGGTGAGGATGGTGAAAACCAAAAGCAGTTTGAGTCTGATAACGGTGAGAAAAGATCCAGTGATGAtgataaagaaaccaaaactggCAACGAAGATACTGAAACCAAGACTGACAAGGAAAACACTGGGACAAATGTGGATGTTCAAGTAGAGCAAGAGGGTCAACCTAAAAACGAGACCTCCGGTGATCTTTCGCCTCCTGGGGCACAATTAGAGCTACTGAATGAAACTACGACACAAAATGGTTCATTTTCAACCCAGGCAACAGAGTCCAAAAATGAGAAAGAAGCTCAGAAGGGTTCTGGGGATAAACTTGATTACAAATGGGCACTATGCAATACAACAGCTGGACCTGATTACATTCCGTGTCTCGATAATGTGAAAGCCATTAGGAGTCTTCCGAGTACTAAACATTATGAGCATCGTGAGAGGCATTGTCCAGACAGCCCACCCACCTGCCTTGTTCCTTTGCCTGAAGGATACAAGCGGCCAATTGAGTGGCCCAAAAGTCGAGAAAAG ATCTGGTACACCAACGTTCCTCATACCAAGCTTGCTGAGTATAAGGGACATCAAAATTGGGTTAAAGTTACCGGTGAGTATCTAACTTTTCCTGGTGGAGGAACCCAATTCAAGCATGGTGCTCTTCATTACATCGATTTCATACAGGAG TCTGTCCCTGCTATTGCATGGGGTAATCGCTCTCGTGTGATCCTGGATGTTGGATGTGGTGTTGCAAGCTTTGGAGGTTTCCTCTTTGACAGAGATGTGATCACTATGTCCCTCGCACCTAAAGATGAACATGAAGCTCAAGTGCAGTTTGCTCTTGAGAGGGGTATTCCTGCCATTTCTGCAGTTATGGGCACGACAAGGCTACCTTTCCCCGGCAGAGTTTTTGACATAGTTCATTGTGCTCGCTGTAGAGTGCCATGGCACATTGAAG GTGGTAAACTCCTTCTAGAGCTTAACCGTGTATTGAGACCTGGtggtttctttgtgtggtcTGCTACTCCAGTTTATCAGAAGAAGACCGAAGATGTTGAAATTTGGAAAG CTATGAGTGAACTCATTAAGAAAATGTGCTGGGAACTTGTATCTATTAACAAAGACACTATCAACGGAGTAGGTGTTGCTACTTACAGAAAGCCAACTTCAAATGAGTGCTACACAAAGAGATCAGAACCGCAACCTCCAATTTGTGCCGACTCTGATGATCCAAATGCATCTTG GAAAGTGCCGCTTCAAGCATGCATGCACACCGCGCCAGAAGACAAAACGCAACGTGGATCTCAGTGGCCCGAGCAATGGCCAGCGAGATTAGAGAAACCACCGTTCTGGTTATCGAGTTCCCAAACTGGAGTTTACGGAAAAGCAGCACCAGAGGATTTCAGTGCTGATTATGAGCACTGGAAACGCGTAGTGACCAAATCATACCTTAAAGGTTTAGGAATCAACTGGGCATCTGTTAGAAATGTGATGGACATGAGAGCTGTTTATGGAGG TTTTGCGGCTGCGCTAAGAGATTTGAAAGTGTGGGTCATGAATGTGGTTCCAATAGATTCACCAGACACACTTGCAATAATCTATGAACGAGGACTCTTCGGCATCTACCACGATTGGTGTGAATCTTTCAGTACTTACCCGAGATCATACGATCTTCTTCACGCCGACCATCTTTTCTCCAAACTCAAACAAAG GTGCAATCTAACGGCGGTGATAGCGGAAGTGGATCGGGTTTTGAGACCAGAAGGGAAACTGATAGTCCGGGACGATGCGGAAACAATACAGGAAGTGGAAGCAATGGTGAAAGCAATGAAATGGGAAGTTCGCATGACTTattctaaagaaaaagaaggtttGCTCGCTGTTCAAAAGTCATTTTGGCGACCCAATGAAGTAGAAACTCTCACTTACGCCATCGCTTGA
- the LOC104763661 gene encoding NAC domain-containing protein 82-like — KEASVYCTEKSCLGTGDLKWYFFCPREKKYPKGGKANRSTECGYWKTTGRDRDVLYNNQVVGKIRTLVYHFGKTPRGDRTDWVIHEYRLEDQVLAQKNVPQDSYVLCVLFKKNGLGPRHGSQYGAPYKDEDWSGDEEEDTQHLVAIPSAVNAGPCPGPSKETSLVATTSQSHAPKDCFTAGVISESCISDVPPLTATVLPPLTSDVVGYAPMSSTPLLEVPPDDDEELNSMLDVFSVVNDECLLFDDFDYQNEVRDVPGVYVNEEEAPVILGDGNFSGMFDLSDEQVMEMENLIQPPTPPPGAQASNPYDSRS, encoded by the exons AAAGAGGCTTCTGTGTATTGTACAGAGAAATCATGTCTAGGGACTGGTGATCTAAAGTGGTACTTCTTCTGCCCAAGAGAAAAGAAGTATCCCAAAGGCGGTAAGGCTAACCGCTCGACTGAATGTGGTTACTGGAAGACCACAGGGAGAGACAGAGATGTTTTATACAATAACCAAGTCGTTGGGAAGATAAGAACTCTGGTTTATCACTTTGGGAAAACACCTCGTGGTGATCGGACTGATTGGGTCATACATGAATATAGACTTGAAGACCAAGTACTCGCTCAAAAGAATGTTCCTcag GATAGTTATGTGCTTTGCGTTCTCTTTAAGAAAAATGGGCTTGGACCAAGACATGGTTCTCAATATGGAGCTCCATATAAGGACGAGGATTGGagtggtgatgaagaagaagatactcaacacCTTGTAGCTATTCCTTCTGCAGTAAACGCTGGTCCTTGTCCTGGTCCTAGCAAAGAAACCAGTCTCGTTGCTACGACCTCACAGTCACACGCTCCTAAAGATTGTTTCACAGCAGGAGTGATCTCAGAATCTTGCATCTCTGATGTACCGCCACTAACTGCCACAGTGCTTCCACCTCTAACAAGTGACGTTGTAGGTTACGCTCCCATGTCTTCTACACCTCTTCTTGAGGTTCCTCCCGATGATGACGAGGAGTTGAATTCGATGCTAGATGTCTTTTCTGTTGTGAATGACGAGTGTTTACTTTTCGACGATTTCGACTACCAGAATGAG GTAAGAGATGTGCCTGGTGTTTATGTAAACGAGGAGGAAGCTCCAGTAATCTTAGGAGATGGCAATTTCAGTGGAATGTTTGACCTGAGCGACGAGCAGGTCATGGAGATGGAAAATCTGATACAGCCGCCCACTCCTCCTCCGGGCGCTCAAGCCAGTAATCCCTATGATTCAAGAAGCTAA
- the LOC104762554 gene encoding photosystem I reaction center subunit N, chloroplastic isoform X1, producing the protein MAAMNSSVLTCSYAISGSGSVELNQKVGLANSSVGFGQKKQMVMPVIKAQRVVGDDVDGSNGRRSAMVFLAATLFSTAAVSASANAAVFDEYLERSKANKELNDKKRLATSGANFARAFTVQFGSCKFPDNFTGCQDLAKQKKVPFISEDLALECEGKDKYKCGSNVFWKW; encoded by the exons ATGGCGGCCATGAACTCGAGTGTTCTCACTTGCAGCTATGCAATCTCCGGTTCCGGCTCAGTAGAGCTAAACCAGAAAGTGGGTTTGGCGAATTCGTCAGTTGGGTTTGGTCAGAAGAAACAGATGGTCATGCCTGTGATCAAAGCGCAACGAGTTGTtggtgatgatgttgatggATCTAATGGAAGAAGATCCGCCATGGTTTTCTTAGCAGCTACACTCTTCTCCACTGCTGCTGTTTCTGCTTCGGCTAATGCTGCCGTCTTTGATGAATACCTCGAGAGGAGCAAAGCCAACAAA GAACTTAATGACAAGAAGAGATTAGCAACAAGTGGAGCAAACTTTGCGAGAGCATTCACTGTTCAATTCGGAAGCTGCAAGTTCCCTGACAATTTCACTGGCTGCCAAGATCTTGCCAAGCAAAAG aAAGTTCCATTTATCTCAGAAGATTTGGCTTTGGAATGCGAAGGCAAAGACAAGTACAAGTGTGGTTCCAATGTTTTCTGGAAATGGTGA
- the LOC104762554 gene encoding photosystem I reaction center subunit N, chloroplastic isoform X2, translating into MAAMNSSVLTCSYAISGSGSVELNQKVGLANSSVGFGQKKQMVMPVIKAQRVVGDDVDGSNGRRSAMVFLAATLFSTAAVSASANAAVFDEYLERSKANKELNDKKRLATSGANFARAFTVQFGSCKFPDNFTGCQDLAKQKFHLSQKIWLWNAKAKTSTSVVPMFSGNGEEVRLFLSIFI; encoded by the exons ATGGCGGCCATGAACTCGAGTGTTCTCACTTGCAGCTATGCAATCTCCGGTTCCGGCTCAGTAGAGCTAAACCAGAAAGTGGGTTTGGCGAATTCGTCAGTTGGGTTTGGTCAGAAGAAACAGATGGTCATGCCTGTGATCAAAGCGCAACGAGTTGTtggtgatgatgttgatggATCTAATGGAAGAAGATCCGCCATGGTTTTCTTAGCAGCTACACTCTTCTCCACTGCTGCTGTTTCTGCTTCGGCTAATGCTGCCGTCTTTGATGAATACCTCGAGAGGAGCAAAGCCAACAAA GAACTTAATGACAAGAAGAGATTAGCAACAAGTGGAGCAAACTTTGCGAGAGCATTCACTGTTCAATTCGGAAGCTGCAAGTTCCCTGACAATTTCACTGGCTGCCAAGATCTTGCCAAGCAAAAG TTCCATTTATCTCAGAAGATTTGGCTTTGGAATGCGAAGGCAAAGACAAGTACAAGTGTGGTTCCAATGTTTTCTGGAAATGGTGAAGAAGTTCGTttgtttttatctatttttatataa